One Lysinibacillus sp. OF-1 DNA segment encodes these proteins:
- a CDS encoding DUF1405 domain-containing protein, protein MQLTRANIWYLLTHKSFLLALLIINLLGTIYGYYWYGWQLAITKPIFYIFVPDSPTASLFFCFVLIAWIIGKSWPLMEVLALVTLVKYGLWADVMNIWTLIETGTIGWQGWMLVGSHFAMAVQAILYLKKYVFTYWHVAIAAVWTLHNDVIDYVFGQMPMYRDLAQYTSYIGYFTFWLSIACIFLAIFSIRQRKYLPN, encoded by the coding sequence ATGCAACTAACAAGAGCAAATATTTGGTATCTTCTGACCCATAAATCATTCTTATTAGCACTGCTCATTATTAATCTATTAGGGACAATTTACGGCTATTATTGGTACGGTTGGCAGCTGGCTATTACCAAGCCGATTTTTTATATTTTTGTTCCTGATAGCCCGACAGCTAGCCTATTCTTCTGTTTTGTGCTGATAGCATGGATTATAGGAAAAAGCTGGCCACTAATGGAGGTGCTCGCTCTCGTTACATTGGTGAAGTATGGTCTTTGGGCAGATGTTATGAATATTTGGACATTGATTGAAACTGGTACCATTGGCTGGCAGGGCTGGATGTTAGTTGGATCGCATTTTGCTATGGCAGTCCAAGCTATACTTTATTTGAAGAAGTATGTCTTCACTTATTGGCATGTAGCTATAGCAGCAGTGTGGACATTGCATAATGATGTCATTGACTATGTGTTTGGTCAAATGCCTATGTATCGAGATTTAGCTCAATACACAAGCTATATTGGTTACTTTACGTTTTGGTTATCCATTGCGTGTATTTTTCTTGCGATTTTCTCAATTAGGCAGCGCAAATATTTGCCGAATTAA
- a CDS encoding zinc metallopeptidase: MYIVYFAIIMLLPLYAQMKVKGTYKKFAKQRTMKGQTGAEVARAILDANGLYDVRVVPTQGVLSDHYNPATKTVALSESNFYEASVAGAAVAAHEVGHAIQHKEAYSMLTLRSKLVPVANISSNMSWIFVMIGIFASSTNFLLLGIILLAAGVVFQLVTLPVEFDASKRALVQMNSLGIVTNEEERPARKVLSAAALTYVAAAAVAVLELLRLVLIFTNMRSDD, encoded by the coding sequence ATGTATATTGTTTATTTTGCCATTATTATGCTGCTCCCACTTTATGCACAGATGAAGGTAAAGGGGACGTATAAGAAGTTTGCAAAACAACGTACAATGAAGGGGCAGACTGGTGCAGAGGTAGCGCGTGCGATTTTAGATGCGAACGGCTTATATGATGTACGAGTTGTGCCAACGCAAGGTGTGTTGTCTGATCATTATAATCCGGCAACAAAAACAGTTGCTTTATCAGAAAGTAACTTTTATGAAGCGAGTGTTGCAGGTGCTGCGGTTGCTGCCCATGAGGTAGGTCACGCCATCCAACATAAAGAAGCTTATTCTATGCTTACATTACGTAGTAAGCTCGTTCCCGTAGCAAATATTTCGTCTAATATGTCTTGGATTTTTGTAATGATTGGTATTTTTGCAAGTAGTACGAATTTCTTGCTGTTAGGTATCATATTATTAGCAGCAGGTGTTGTTTTCCAATTAGTGACACTGCCAGTGGAATTCGATGCTTCAAAGCGTGCCTTAGTTCAAATGAATTCATTAGGTATTGTTACAAATGAAGAAGAACGTCCGGCACGAAAAGTGTTAAGTGCAGCAGCGCTAACATATGTAGCGGCGGCAGCA